A stretch of DNA from Nitrospira sp. KM1:
TGAAAAAGACGTGCGGTTCACGGTGGTCACCGACGGTGAACGCATACTCGGACTCGGTGACCTTGGCGTCAACGGCATGGGCATTCCCATCGGCAAACTCGCCTTGTACACAGCCTGCGCGGGCGTGCCGCCCTACGTCACTCTTCCAATCACGCTGGATGTGGGAACGAATAATGAAACGCTGCTCGCCGACCCGCTCTACCTCGGGCTCCGCCAGCCGCGAATCCGCGGAGCCGAGTACGATGACTTTCTCGAGGAGTTTGTGACGGCCATGCAGGAGGTCTTCCCGCGCTGCTGCATCCAGTTCGAGGATTTCGCTAATTTCCATGCGGTCCCGCTCCTGGCCCGGTATCGCGAGCGGGTCTGCTGTTACAACGACGACATCCAAGGCACCGCGGCAGTGGCAGTCGCCGGCATCTCCGCCGCCCTCCGTATCAACAACGGGAAGATGAAGGAGCAGACATTCCTCTTCCTCGGCGCAGGTTCGGCAGGCACCGGCATCGCGGAACTCATCAGCCTCGCGATGATGGAAGAAGGCCTGTCTGCTTCCGAGGCGCGGGCACGTTGCTGGCTGGTGGACGTCGATGGACTGATCGAGAGCAGCCGCCCGAACCTGACCGATTTCCAGAAGCCGTTCGCGCACCGGCATGCGCAGTTGAAAGATTTTCTCTCTGCCGTTGAATCGATCAAGCCGACCGCGATTATCGGGGTCAGTACCGTGCCGAAGCTCTTCAACCAAGCCGTGATCGAGGCGATGGCCCGGATCAATGCTCAGCCCATCATCTTCCCCTACTCCAATCCGACTTCATGCTCGGAATGTACGGCCGAAGAAGCCTACCGGTGGTCCGAAGGCCGCGCGATCTTTGCCAGCGGCAGTCCGTTTGCGCCGGTCCGTTTCGGCGGCAAGACGTTCGTGCCGGGCCAGGGGAACAACGTCTATATCTTCCCTGCTCTGGGCATGGCGATCTATGCAACCGAGGCGAGGCGCGTCACCGATGAGATGTTCCTGTGCGCCGCCAGGAGCGTGGCCGAACAAGTGACGCAGGAGGATCTGGACGCAGGCCTGATCTACCCTCCCCAATCGGACATTCTGAAGTCCTCTCTCCATGTCGCGGAAAAGGTAGCAGATCTCGTCTTCGCGCGAGGCCTCGCCGGTGTCCCCCGGCCCGCGGACCTTGGCGCCTTCATCCGGGCCAAGGTGTACGAGCCGGAGTACCACGACTTCGTCTAACTTCAGGCGCGTGGCAGGCGTCGGATAGGGACGAGCCGTACCCGCGGGTGCGAGTGGTTGACCGGATAAATCGCCTCATGGAGCTACTTATTTCTTAGCAGCCAGACATTCTCTTTGGCGGGACATTTCCCCTTTAATCCACCGGATACATCCGTGCTCGAAATGAGCGTTAGATCGTAATGATTTGCGTAATGCCGGCGTACTTCATCATTGCTGATTGAAAACGGAGGCCCATCCATCAGGCGTTGGTCGTAGTCATAGCAAATCATCAACTGTGGTGCCTTCCCAGTTATCTCTATCAGATGCGCGGCATAGCGTTTTCGCATTTCTTCGGGGAAGGCCACTAACGCCGCCCTGTCATAGATGGCATCGGCTGGACCAAGTATCTTTCTGGACAATGCGAAGATATTTCCAACGAATATGTCGATATTGTTGGCGCTCCACTGCTCGAGTTCGCCGACTGTAGATATTTCCGGTTGCGCTCCAAGTTCGATGAATAGCTGCTCGATGGCAACTTGACTCAATTCAGCTCCGGCGACGTGATAGCCGTGAGAGACCAGCCAAGCAATATCGAGGGTCTTACCGCACAATGGGACGAATATCCGCCTGCCTTTGAGTAAAGACAATTCCTTGAAGTGCTTGACCAAGAGCGGGTTGGCCTTACTTTCGTGGAACGCAATTTCATTCTTCTCCCAGCGTTGATGCCAAAAACTTGGATCCATGATGAGTTCCTTTTACTTGAGATGGGTGTCTGTATACAGGGTGTTGCGCGCTGGCGCGAGATTCTTGAGGTTGTTTGATCAATTGTCAAGGGCCGTGTGGTCGTCCACTCTAGACAGGAGACTGCCTCCGACGTTGTCCAGTTCGCCGGGAGATTGCCTGATAGACCGAACCGGGCTCGAACGATTAAAATGCCCGGTCTCTTAACCCGATTAGCCACCACTACGGAGTGCCATGATGACAGACCAGCAGCGCGTGCGCGTGTTCGATTCCCAGGGCGAGGCCTACAAACTGGCCTTTCAAACGTTCCTGGATCATACCGACCAGAAGCGGAACGCCAGGCGCTGGCTTCAGCAGGTGGTTGACCGTCTGCCGGCTCGCAACGTTTTCATCGATGCCGGAGCGGGTAACGGCGAGGTCACCCGGAACTTCGCAGACGCCTTCGAACGCACCATCGCGATCGAGCCGAATATGTATTTATTGAAGCAGTTGCAACAGGCCGTCCCTGCCGCCGAAGCGATCGGCCAGCCGATCATGACGGCGGAACCGGCTGCGCAGGGTGATCTCGTCCTGTGCTCTCATATGTTTTACTACGTTCCGGCCGAGGATTGGCTG
This window harbors:
- a CDS encoding NAD-dependent malic enzyme, with the translated sequence MDIQSLREDMPHGMRLLRDPRLNKSTAFTERERETLGLIGLVPEGIDTEETQLRRIHLQLSRKSTDLEKYIYLSSLQDNDETLYYKTLMSDPAHFMPLVYTPTVGEACQKFGHILRRPRGLYLSIKRRGRIKEVLRNWPEKDVRFTVVTDGERILGLGDLGVNGMGIPIGKLALYTACAGVPPYVTLPITLDVGTNNETLLADPLYLGLRQPRIRGAEYDDFLEEFVTAMQEVFPRCCIQFEDFANFHAVPLLARYRERVCCYNDDIQGTAAVAVAGISAALRINNGKMKEQTFLFLGAGSAGTGIAELISLAMMEEGLSASEARARCWLVDVDGLIESSRPNLTDFQKPFAHRHAQLKDFLSAVESIKPTAIIGVSTVPKLFNQAVIEAMARINAQPIIFPYSNPTSCSECTAEEAYRWSEGRAIFASGSPFAPVRFGGKTFVPGQGNNVYIFPALGMAIYATEARRVTDEMFLCAARSVAEQVTQEDLDAGLIYPPQSDILKSSLHVAEKVADLVFARGLAGVPRPADLGAFIRAKVYEPEYHDFV
- the tmpT gene encoding thiopurine S-methyltransferase, yielding MDPSFWHQRWEKNEIAFHESKANPLLVKHFKELSLLKGRRIFVPLCGKTLDIAWLVSHGYHVAGAELSQVAIEQLFIELGAQPEISTVGELEQWSANNIDIFVGNIFALSRKILGPADAIYDRAALVAFPEEMRKRYAAHLIEITGKAPQLMICYDYDQRLMDGPPFSISNDEVRRHYANHYDLTLISSTDVSGGLKGKCPAKENVWLLRNK